One genomic segment of Amycolatopsis granulosa includes these proteins:
- a CDS encoding energy-coupling factor ABC transporter ATP-binding protein — protein MIEFDGVGHRYGERVVLSDVDLRIPQRRVAFVGANGSGKSTLARMINGLVTPVSGRVLVDGLDPAHEGRAVRRRVGFLFTNPDSQIVMPTAGEDVAFSLRRSGLSTTERSRRAAEVLERHGLGGYADHPAHQLSGGQKQLLALCAMLVLEPDILVCDEPTTLLDLRNKRRFAETLAGLDQQVVLVTHDLDLLAGFDRVVVLDAGRVVADDEPEPAIAHYRKLIA, from the coding sequence ATGATCGAGTTCGACGGCGTCGGGCACCGCTACGGCGAGCGGGTGGTACTGTCCGATGTGGATCTGCGGATCCCGCAGCGGCGGGTGGCGTTCGTGGGCGCCAACGGGTCCGGCAAGTCGACCCTCGCGCGCATGATCAACGGCCTGGTCACCCCGGTGTCCGGCCGGGTGCTGGTCGACGGCCTGGATCCGGCGCACGAGGGCCGGGCGGTGCGGCGGCGGGTCGGGTTCCTGTTCACCAACCCGGACAGCCAGATCGTGATGCCCACCGCCGGGGAGGACGTGGCCTTCTCGTTGCGCCGGAGTGGACTGTCTACAACGGAGCGTTCCCGGCGGGCCGCGGAGGTGCTGGAGCGGCACGGCCTCGGCGGGTACGCCGACCACCCGGCGCACCAGCTCTCCGGCGGGCAGAAGCAGCTGCTGGCGTTGTGCGCGATGCTGGTGCTGGAGCCGGACATCCTGGTCTGCGACGAACCCACCACACTGCTGGACCTGCGCAACAAGCGGCGCTTCGCCGAGACGCTCGCCGGGCTGGATCAGCAGGTGGTGCTGGTGACGCACGACCTGGACCTGCTGGCGGGTTTCGACCGGGTGGTGGTGCTGGACGCGGGCCGGGTGGTGGCCGACGACGAGCCGGAACCGGCGATCGCGCACTACCGGAAGCTGATCGCGTGA
- a CDS encoding sigma-70 family RNA polymerase sigma factor gives MAGDTDADAELIGAVRGGDLAAYDTLFRRHLPAARRVAAMLWRDRAEVDDLVAESFLRVFAAIRDGAGPADRFRPYLLVTLRNLAMDWGRRRERCDPWAATCDEGAPGVEEIVIDRLTGEVARSAFETLPPRWRYVLWHTEMLGTGPGKLAGELGMTANGVAALALRAREGLRQAFLQAHVPAAGTEKCRTVRRRLPAWTRGKVTARQRQAVSAHLARCPKCHRIAAVLERVNGGLPALVPLLGRLLGGGPAAPAGEAASVAAGGAPAASAVWGGASAALSKVAAAATLAAVAAVTGPVVTAEPPPGIAAAAPVVAGTSAVPAPAAPVRRGPAAQRPTGAQPETGGIAPVEGTAGRGMATNPGTATADGSPGGTAPGAGPANGYGRGRGNGAGKGDFTTEADRGGAADAPGRYHRPTPGTAPDGHGNAGGHGAGKPAGAGKGDFTTKADRDGAADGPGRPHRPAPTTAADGTGTGPGAANAGAAAHGRGGGATKPGTLGRGAGRPAADAPATRSPDPGTGSAAAGAAAPGR, from the coding sequence ATGGCGGGGGACACGGACGCCGACGCCGAACTGATCGGGGCGGTCCGCGGCGGCGATCTGGCCGCGTACGACACGCTCTTCCGGCGGCACCTGCCGGCGGCGCGCCGGGTGGCGGCGATGTTGTGGCGGGACCGGGCCGAGGTCGACGACCTGGTGGCTGAATCGTTCCTGCGGGTGTTCGCGGCGATCCGGGACGGGGCCGGTCCGGCCGACCGGTTCCGCCCGTACCTGCTGGTGACGTTGCGGAACCTGGCCATGGACTGGGGCCGCCGTCGTGAGCGGTGCGACCCGTGGGCCGCGACCTGCGACGAGGGCGCCCCGGGGGTCGAGGAGATCGTCATCGACCGGCTGACCGGTGAGGTGGCGCGGTCGGCGTTCGAGACGCTGCCCCCGCGCTGGCGGTACGTGTTGTGGCACACCGAGATGCTCGGCACCGGGCCGGGGAAGCTCGCCGGTGAGCTCGGGATGACGGCCAACGGGGTCGCGGCGCTCGCACTGCGGGCGCGCGAGGGGTTGCGGCAGGCGTTCCTGCAGGCCCACGTGCCCGCCGCGGGCACCGAGAAGTGCCGCACCGTTCGGCGGCGGCTGCCGGCGTGGACCCGGGGCAAGGTCACCGCGCGGCAGCGGCAGGCGGTGTCGGCGCACCTCGCGCGGTGCCCCAAGTGCCACCGGATCGCCGCCGTCCTGGAGCGGGTCAACGGCGGGCTGCCCGCGCTGGTCCCGCTGCTGGGACGGTTGCTCGGCGGCGGGCCGGCCGCGCCCGCCGGGGAAGCCGCCTCGGTCGCCGCCGGTGGCGCTCCCGCCGCGTCGGCGGTGTGGGGCGGGGCGTCCGCGGCGCTGTCGAAGGTCGCGGCGGCGGCGACGCTCGCCGCCGTGGCGGCGGTGACCGGGCCGGTGGTGACCGCGGAGCCGCCGCCCGGAATCGCGGCAGCAGCGCCGGTCGTGGCCGGGACGTCGGCGGTGCCCGCCCCGGCCGCCCCGGTGCGGCGCGGACCCGCCGCTCAACGGCCCACCGGAGCGCAGCCGGAAACCGGCGGTATCGCGCCGGTCGAGGGCACCGCCGGACGTGGCATGGCGACGAACCCCGGCACGGCCACGGCCGACGGCTCGCCCGGCGGCACGGCGCCCGGCGCGGGCCCGGCGAACGGCTATGGCCGCGGGCGCGGAAACGGGGCCGGGAAGGGTGACTTCACCACCGAGGCCGATCGCGGTGGCGCCGCCGATGCGCCGGGCCGGTACCACCGCCCGACCCCGGGGACAGCCCCGGACGGCCACGGCAACGCCGGTGGCCACGGTGCCGGAAAGCCCGCGGGCGCGGGGAAGGGCGACTTCACCACCAAGGCCGATCGCGATGGCGCCGCCGATGGGCCGGGCCGGCCCCACCGCCCCGCGCCGACGACGGCCGCGGATGGCACCGGCACCGGCCCTGGCGCGGCGAATGCCGGTGCAGCTGCGCACGGCAGGGGAGGCGGCGCCACGAAGCCCGGCACGCTCGGGCGCGGTGCGGGCCGCCCCGCCGCGGACGCCCCGGCGACGCGTAGCCCTGACCCGGGCACCGGTAGTGCCGCCGCCGGAGCGGCTGCGCCGGGGCGGTAG
- a CDS encoding CbiQ family ECF transporter T component: MNTWYEPGTSPVHRAPAGVKFGLLLVLAAVVFVLRSPLWLGVLCGAALAGYVLARVSWRRCRGLLRSAGLLVVVVFALQWWLLGLEPAVVVCLRIVAALAAANLVTITTRVADLIAAIERGLGPLRRFGVRPERLGLLAGLTLQAVAALTAIAGEVREAAKARGADRSVVAFTVPFLVRTLRHADELGEALAARGEGDR; the protein is encoded by the coding sequence GTGAACACCTGGTACGAACCGGGTACGAGCCCGGTGCACCGTGCCCCGGCGGGCGTGAAGTTCGGGCTGCTGCTGGTGCTCGCGGCGGTGGTCTTCGTGCTGCGGTCCCCGTTGTGGCTCGGGGTGCTCTGCGGTGCGGCGCTGGCCGGGTACGTGCTGGCGCGGGTGTCGTGGCGGCGGTGCCGGGGGCTGCTGCGGTCGGCCGGGCTGCTCGTGGTGGTGGTGTTCGCGTTGCAGTGGTGGCTGCTCGGCCTCGAACCGGCGGTGGTGGTGTGCCTGCGGATCGTCGCCGCGCTGGCCGCCGCGAACCTGGTGACCATCACCACACGGGTGGCGGACCTGATCGCCGCGATCGAGCGCGGGCTCGGCCCGCTGCGGCGGTTCGGGGTGCGGCCGGAGCGGCTCGGTCTGCTGGCCGGCCTGACGCTCCAGGCGGTCGCGGCGCTGACCGCCATCGCGGGTGAGGTCCGCGAAGCGGCCAAGGCGCGCGGGGCGGACCGGTCGGTGGTCGCGTTCACCGTTCCGTTCCTGGTACGCACCCTGCGGCACGCCGACGAGCTGGGGGAGGCGCTGGCCGCACGCGGTGAGGGCGACCGCTGA
- a CDS encoding DUF6292 family protein, with protein MHLEYEHAAASGLRRYVNTVAQELGCSGEAYYAHVDPAPAYAYIALDDRLPEHPGEDTALVWNENDGWAVAIEVTAGHELTVVRYFGRELLPPPPEVARFVGDVFAGRAPEAGPAGAADAAAVRQHLATYAIPYQERVTARPGRPAEQARRRPTS; from the coding sequence ATGCACCTGGAATACGAGCACGCGGCGGCCTCCGGGCTCCGCCGTTACGTCAACACGGTCGCCCAGGAGCTGGGTTGCAGCGGCGAGGCCTATTACGCGCACGTGGACCCGGCGCCGGCCTACGCCTACATCGCCCTGGACGACCGGCTGCCCGAGCACCCCGGCGAGGACACGGCGCTGGTGTGGAACGAGAACGACGGCTGGGCGGTCGCGATCGAGGTGACCGCGGGACACGAGCTGACTGTGGTGCGCTACTTCGGTCGCGAGCTGCTACCCCCGCCGCCCGAGGTGGCCCGGTTCGTCGGTGACGTGTTCGCGGGCCGTGCCCCGGAGGCGGGGCCGGCGGGCGCGGCCGACGCCGCCGCGGTGCGTCAGCACCTGGCCACCTACGCGATCCCGTACCAGGAACGGGTGACCGCCCGTCCCGGCCGCCCGGCCGAACAGGCCCGCCGGCGCCCGACGAGCTGA
- a CDS encoding adenylate/guanylate cyclase domain-containing protein, with amino-acid sequence MTDEAPGDRRSRLGQALREVDRHESLLRTARFVRRLAPGDSEMGDPLSTAGRLPSHRLARALAGTAEPSVLRELGLTAVQVWQAFTASRRATETAGITILFTDLVGFSTWALDAGDDAALRLLREVGRVCEPEITRRGGRIVKRLGDGLMAVFADPAAGVEAAVAACARVAELEISGHRPSLRAGLHAGTPRKLGHDYLGVDVNVAARVADAAAGGQVLISAPVREALDPQRFPVRRKRRFRAKGTPRDLEIFAVEPG; translated from the coding sequence GTGACCGACGAGGCCCCCGGCGACCGCCGCAGCAGGCTCGGCCAGGCGCTGCGCGAGGTCGACCGGCACGAGAGCCTGCTGCGCACCGCGCGGTTCGTGCGGCGGCTCGCTCCCGGCGACAGCGAGATGGGCGATCCGCTGTCGACCGCGGGCCGGCTGCCGTCGCACCGGCTGGCCCGCGCTCTGGCCGGCACCGCGGAGCCGAGCGTGCTCCGTGAGCTCGGCCTGACCGCGGTGCAGGTGTGGCAGGCGTTCACCGCGTCGCGGCGCGCCACCGAGACCGCCGGGATCACCATCCTGTTCACCGACCTGGTCGGTTTTTCCACGTGGGCGCTGGACGCCGGGGACGACGCGGCGCTGCGGCTGCTGCGTGAGGTCGGCCGCGTCTGCGAGCCGGAGATCACCCGCCGCGGCGGCCGGATCGTCAAACGCCTCGGCGACGGGCTGATGGCGGTGTTCGCGGATCCCGCCGCGGGTGTCGAGGCCGCGGTGGCGGCGTGTGCGCGGGTGGCGGAGCTGGAGATCTCCGGGCACCGGCCGAGCCTGCGGGCCGGTCTGCACGCCGGCACCCCGCGCAAACTGGGCCACGACTACCTCGGTGTGGACGTCAATGTGGCGGCGCGGGTGGCCGACGCCGCGGCGGGCGGCCAGGTGCTGATCTCCGCTCCGGTGCGCGAGGCCCTGGACCCGCAGCGGTTCCCGGTGCGCCGCAAGCGCCGGTTCCGCGCCAAGGGCACGCCGCGCGACTTGGAGATCTTCGCCGTCGAGCCGGGGTAG
- the metH gene encoding methionine synthase — protein MDTIAALREILDRRVAVLDGAWGTMLQGAGLTPADYRGDLITGHPRDVTGDPDLLNLTRPDLILDVHRRYLAAGADITTTNTFTATSIGQADYGLGHLVREMNVRGARLARQAADEAGGKFVAGSIGPLNVTLSLSPEVDEPAYRAVTFDEVRDAYAEQIAALAEGGVDLLLIETIFDTLNAKAAIAAAREVAPHLPLWISVTIVDLSGRTLSGQTVEAFWSAVEHAGPLVVGVNCSLGAEEMRPHVGQLAKLAGTYVACHPNAGLPNAFGGYDETPAETARMLGEFAGSGLVNIVGGCCGTGPEHIAAIAGAVAGAAPRVVPPPRTHTRFSGLEPFDLGADTGFVMIGERTNVTGSAKFRRLVESGDYQAAVDVALDQVRGGANLLDVNMDADLLDSERAMTTFLNLIATEPEVARIPVMIDSSRWSVLEAGLKCVQGKGVVNSISLKEGEEQFLQQARRIHDYGAGVVVMAFDEQGQADTCARKVEICGRAYDLLTRVAGFPPEDIIFDPNVLAVATGIAEHNGYAKAFIDALPLIKQRCPGARTSGGISNLSFSFRGNDVVREAMHSAFLFHAVRAGLDMGIVNAGQLTVYEDIPAELLELVEDVLFDRRPDATDRLVSYAGTVRGQGRKRVVDLTWREAPVAERLRHALVHGIVDHIEDDTEEARQSFARPLEVIEGPLMDGMKTVGDLFGAGKMFLPQVVKSARVMKRSVAYLEPFMAAEKEQLRAAGQVQAERGQGKIVLATVKGDVHDIGKNIVGVVLGCNNYEVIDLGVMVPAAKILDTAVAENADAIGLSGLITPSLDEMVTVATEMQRRGLKVPLLIGGATTSRQHTAVRIAPAYDHTTVHVLDASRVVGVVSDLLDPDRASALDHANRAEQERLREQHAGKQRRPMLTLQQARANPERVSFDELPVPSFTGVRTVEPGLPALRDMIDWQFLFLAWELKGKYPAILEQPVARELFDDANALLDQIIADGSLTARGAYGFWPAHREGDDIVLEGGVRFPMLRQQTSKPQGRANRCLADYIAPAGDHLGGFAVTVHGAEELARHYESRHDDYRAIMVKALADRLAESFAEYLHLQARREWFEPDAQPSLADLHAERFRGIRPALGYPASPDHSQKRELFDLLGAARLGLGLTESFAMTPAASVSGLIFAHPASRYFTVGRLGRDQVRDYAGRRGVPQAEIEKWLRPNLDYDPAD, from the coding sequence GTGGACACGATCGCGGCACTGCGGGAAATCCTGGACCGGCGGGTGGCCGTGCTGGACGGCGCCTGGGGCACGATGCTGCAGGGGGCGGGCCTGACCCCGGCCGATTACCGCGGCGATCTGATCACCGGCCACCCGCGCGACGTCACCGGCGACCCGGACCTGCTCAACCTCACGCGGCCCGACCTGATCCTCGACGTGCACCGGCGCTACCTCGCCGCGGGCGCGGACATCACCACCACCAACACGTTCACGGCCACGAGCATCGGCCAGGCCGACTACGGGCTGGGCCACCTGGTCCGCGAGATGAACGTGCGCGGCGCCCGCCTGGCGCGCCAGGCCGCCGACGAGGCCGGCGGGAAGTTCGTCGCCGGATCGATCGGCCCGCTCAACGTCACCCTGTCCCTGTCGCCGGAGGTCGACGAGCCCGCCTACCGGGCGGTCACCTTCGACGAGGTGCGCGACGCCTACGCCGAGCAGATCGCCGCGCTCGCCGAGGGCGGCGTCGACCTGCTGCTGATCGAGACGATCTTCGACACGCTCAACGCCAAGGCCGCCATCGCCGCGGCCCGGGAGGTCGCCCCGCACCTGCCGCTGTGGATCTCGGTGACGATCGTCGACCTGTCCGGCCGCACGCTGTCCGGGCAGACCGTCGAGGCGTTCTGGAGCGCCGTCGAGCACGCCGGCCCGCTGGTGGTGGGGGTCAACTGCTCGCTGGGCGCCGAGGAGATGCGCCCGCACGTCGGGCAGCTGGCGAAGCTGGCCGGCACCTACGTCGCCTGCCACCCGAACGCCGGGCTGCCCAACGCCTTCGGCGGCTACGACGAGACCCCCGCCGAGACCGCGCGCATGCTCGGCGAGTTCGCGGGCAGCGGTCTGGTCAACATCGTCGGCGGCTGCTGCGGCACCGGCCCGGAGCACATCGCCGCGATCGCCGGGGCGGTCGCCGGTGCGGCCCCGCGCGTGGTCCCGCCGCCCCGCACGCACACCCGGTTCAGCGGGCTCGAGCCGTTCGACCTCGGCGCGGACACCGGGTTCGTGATGATCGGCGAGCGGACCAACGTCACCGGCTCGGCGAAGTTCCGGCGACTCGTGGAATCCGGTGACTACCAGGCGGCGGTGGACGTCGCGCTGGACCAGGTCCGCGGCGGTGCCAACCTGCTCGACGTGAACATGGACGCCGACCTGCTCGACTCGGAGCGGGCGATGACCACGTTCCTCAACCTCATCGCCACCGAACCGGAGGTCGCCCGCATCCCGGTCATGATCGACAGCTCGCGGTGGAGCGTGCTGGAGGCCGGGCTCAAGTGCGTGCAGGGCAAGGGTGTGGTCAACTCGATCAGCCTCAAGGAGGGCGAGGAGCAGTTCCTGCAGCAGGCCCGCCGGATCCACGACTACGGCGCCGGTGTCGTCGTGATGGCGTTCGACGAGCAGGGCCAGGCCGACACCTGCGCACGCAAGGTGGAGATCTGCGGCCGCGCCTACGACCTGCTCACGCGCGTGGCCGGTTTCCCGCCCGAGGACATCATCTTCGACCCCAACGTGCTGGCCGTGGCCACCGGCATCGCCGAGCACAACGGCTACGCCAAGGCGTTCATCGACGCGCTGCCGCTGATCAAGCAGCGCTGCCCGGGGGCGCGCACCAGCGGCGGCATCTCGAACCTGTCGTTCTCCTTCCGCGGCAACGACGTGGTGCGCGAGGCGATGCACTCGGCGTTCCTGTTCCACGCCGTGCGGGCGGGACTGGACATGGGCATCGTCAACGCCGGCCAGCTCACCGTCTACGAGGACATCCCGGCCGAGTTGCTGGAGCTGGTCGAGGACGTGCTGTTCGACCGCCGCCCGGACGCCACCGACCGGCTGGTCTCCTACGCCGGGACCGTCCGCGGCCAGGGCCGCAAACGCGTGGTGGACCTCACCTGGCGGGAGGCGCCGGTGGCCGAGCGGCTGCGGCACGCGCTGGTGCACGGCATCGTCGACCACATCGAGGACGACACCGAAGAAGCACGGCAGAGCTTCGCCCGCCCGCTCGAGGTCATCGAAGGCCCGCTGATGGACGGCATGAAGACGGTCGGCGACCTGTTCGGTGCCGGCAAGATGTTCCTGCCGCAGGTGGTCAAGAGCGCGCGGGTGATGAAGCGGTCCGTCGCCTACCTGGAGCCGTTCATGGCGGCGGAGAAGGAGCAGCTGCGGGCCGCGGGGCAGGTCCAGGCCGAGCGCGGCCAGGGCAAGATCGTGCTCGCCACCGTGAAGGGCGACGTGCACGACATCGGCAAGAACATCGTCGGTGTCGTGCTGGGCTGCAACAACTACGAGGTGATCGACCTCGGCGTGATGGTGCCCGCGGCGAAGATCCTGGACACCGCGGTCGCCGAGAACGCCGACGCGATCGGACTGTCCGGTTTGATCACGCCGTCGCTGGACGAGATGGTCACGGTCGCCACGGAGATGCAGCGGCGTGGTCTGAAGGTCCCGCTGCTGATCGGCGGTGCGACCACCTCGCGCCAGCACACCGCGGTGCGGATCGCCCCGGCCTACGACCACACCACGGTGCACGTGCTGGACGCCTCCCGGGTCGTCGGGGTGGTGTCGGACCTGCTCGACCCGGACCGCGCGAGCGCGCTGGACCACGCCAACCGCGCGGAGCAGGAGCGGCTGCGTGAGCAGCACGCCGGCAAGCAGCGCCGCCCGATGCTGACGCTGCAGCAGGCCCGCGCGAACCCGGAGCGGGTGTCCTTCGACGAGCTGCCGGTGCCGTCGTTCACCGGCGTGCGGACCGTCGAGCCCGGCCTGCCGGCGCTGCGGGACATGATCGACTGGCAGTTCCTGTTCCTGGCCTGGGAGCTCAAGGGGAAGTACCCGGCGATCCTGGAGCAACCGGTCGCGCGTGAGCTCTTCGACGACGCGAACGCGTTGCTGGACCAGATCATCGCGGACGGCAGCCTGACCGCCCGCGGCGCCTACGGGTTCTGGCCCGCGCACCGCGAGGGCGACGACATCGTGCTCGAGGGCGGGGTGCGCTTCCCGATGCTGCGCCAGCAGACGTCCAAACCCCAGGGGCGCGCGAACCGGTGCCTGGCCGACTACATCGCGCCGGCCGGGGACCACCTGGGCGGGTTCGCGGTGACCGTGCACGGCGCGGAGGAGCTGGCCCGCCACTACGAGTCCCGCCACGACGACTACCGCGCGATCATGGTCAAGGCGCTGGCCGACCGGCTGGCCGAGTCCTTCGCCGAGTACCTCCACCTGCAGGCCCGGCGGGAGTGGTTCGAGCCGGACGCGCAGCCGTCGCTGGCGGACCTGCACGCCGAGCGGTTCCGCGGGATCCGCCCGGCGCTCGGGTACCCGGCGAGCCCCGACCACAGCCAGAAGCGGGAGCTGTTCGACCTGCTCGGGGCGGCGCGGCTGGGGCTCGGCCTGACCGAGTCGTTCGCGATGACGCCCGCGGCGAGCGTGAGCGGTCTGATCTTCGCGCACCCGGCGTCGCGGTACTTCACGGTCGGCCGGCTGGGCCGCGACCAGGTGCGCGACTACGCCGGGCGGCGTGGCGTGCCGCAGGCGGAGATCGAGAAGTGGCTGCGCCCCAACCTGGACTACGACCCCGCGGACTGA
- a CDS encoding thiolase family protein, whose amino-acid sequence MTTPVVVAARRTAIGTAFGALRGVGADELAAPVLRAALDDAGLDTVDDVVLGNVFGPGGNVARVAALRAGLGAGVPGVTIDRQCASGLAAITLAAAMIRAGEGEVYLAGGVESASTAPFRAWRVDGSTEPGEFYTRAPFAPAEIGDPDMGPAADLVAAQAGISRQRQDAFAARSHARAVAAQRAGRFDAEIVPVRGVVRDERPRANFTADRLARFRPAFTPDGTATAANSCGINDGAAAVLIVSERVWRRLGVPGLRLTGSATSAVDPNRLGLGAVPAMRRVLDRTPDVVEFNEAFAGQALACLDAAGVDERIVSPDGGAIALGHPWGASGAVLVVRLFGTLVRRRAGGCGLAALSAGGGVGVATMWETG is encoded by the coding sequence ATGACCACGCCGGTGGTGGTCGCCGCCCGGCGCACCGCGATCGGCACCGCGTTCGGTGCGCTGCGCGGCGTCGGCGCCGACGAGCTGGCCGCGCCCGTGCTGCGCGCCGCACTCGACGACGCCGGCCTGGACACCGTCGACGACGTGGTGCTGGGCAACGTGTTCGGCCCCGGGGGCAACGTCGCGCGGGTCGCCGCGCTGCGCGCGGGTCTGGGTGCCGGGGTGCCCGGGGTGACGATCGACCGGCAGTGCGCCAGCGGCCTCGCCGCGATCACCCTGGCCGCCGCGATGATCCGCGCGGGGGAGGGCGAGGTCTACCTCGCCGGCGGCGTGGAAAGCGCCTCGACCGCGCCGTTCCGCGCCTGGCGCGTGGACGGCAGCACCGAGCCGGGGGAGTTCTACACGCGGGCACCGTTCGCCCCCGCCGAGATCGGCGACCCGGACATGGGCCCGGCCGCGGACCTGGTGGCGGCGCAGGCGGGCATCTCCCGGCAGCGGCAGGACGCCTTCGCCGCGCGCAGCCACGCCAGGGCCGTCGCGGCGCAGCGCGCCGGCCGGTTCGACGCGGAAATCGTGCCGGTGCGCGGGGTGGTGCGCGACGAGCGCCCGCGCGCGAACTTCACCGCGGACCGGCTGGCCCGGTTCCGGCCCGCGTTCACGCCGGACGGCACGGCGACGGCGGCCAACTCGTGCGGCATCAACGACGGCGCGGCGGCCGTGCTGATCGTCAGCGAGCGGGTGTGGCGGCGGCTCGGGGTGCCCGGGTTGCGGCTGACCGGGTCCGCGACCTCGGCGGTGGACCCGAACCGGCTCGGGCTGGGTGCGGTGCCGGCGATGAGGCGCGTGCTGGACCGGACGCCGGACGTGGTGGAATTCAACGAGGCGTTCGCCGGGCAGGCACTGGCCTGCCTGGACGCGGCCGGTGTCGACGAGCGGATCGTGAGCCCGGACGGCGGCGCGATCGCGCTCGGGCACCCGTGGGGGGCCTCCGGCGCCGTGCTGGTCGTGCGGCTGTTCGGCACACTGGTGCGGCGGCGCGCGGGCGGATGCGGCCTGGCCGCGTTGTCCGCGGGCGGCGGCGTGGGCGTGGCGACGATGTGGGAGACCGGATGA